A single region of the Pseudomonas sp. GGS8 genome encodes:
- a CDS encoding helix-turn-helix domain-containing protein: MQISSLGPAIRRYRKVAGLTQAELGEKTGFDPKTISRFETGTYTPSVEALFLLADVLGVKLKAFFADMGDEDEQRAYLFSVIHKATPKDLGKLIAAVDQALSKP; encoded by the coding sequence ATGCAAATTTCAAGTTTGGGTCCAGCCATCCGACGCTACCGCAAGGTCGCAGGGCTTACTCAGGCTGAACTCGGCGAAAAAACCGGTTTTGACCCCAAAACCATCAGCCGCTTCGAAACTGGCACCTATACCCCCAGCGTGGAAGCATTGTTCCTGCTTGCCGATGTGCTGGGTGTGAAGCTGAAAGCCTTTTTCGCAGATATGGGCGACGAAGATGAACAGCGGGCGTACCTGTTCAGCGTCATACACAAAGCCACCCCGAAGGATCTGGGAAAGCTGATCGCAGCGGTTGACCAGGCCTTGTCCAAGCCTTAA